The Coffea arabica cultivar ET-39 chromosome 4e, Coffea Arabica ET-39 HiFi, whole genome shotgun sequence genome includes a window with the following:
- the LOC140005512 gene encoding uncharacterized protein has protein sequence MENPNGNGHAANGNGHVNGHVPPLRPIFYQVQGGGARGQYSPDTRVPRCDCRLTFSYPNRLVLAIDDERRQLVNSNLALIQDVDELGAIVTHLQNRATELTGRVIEERARAEADREELQRARDSVARMRDMVRERAFGILADATMLVDEVMDEASEVAPSAEEDSEEDPEEDPEEDPDEGNPSDVHQQPGGQLDTEDRALERFLKFGPPKFQGGLEPKIAEGWWERISDIFATLDYTETRKVTFASFQFEGAARSWWNLIKDKWDRDRTPSTWANFTREFNAKFLPPLVQEKMEDDFIKCKQGAMSVAEYETYFTKLARYAPDLIATEQRRIRRFVQGLNVEIQEGLATAQINTYSDAVEKAQRFETARAQSKSFFARKRNAPSGSRDLISTSAPPPKMGRGTGVVNIPLASRGALTRGAGANHTANECWRKEGKCLRCGSAEHQIANCPKISENGGSQGGATSSRQTASGGSRPKVPARVYALDSQPVPDPSEVVEGTLPIFHRLAKVLIDPGATHSFVNPAFMCGINVKLVRLPYDLEVMTPTGNKSILTSLVYKECEFWVGERKMLVDLVSLDLKGYDVIIGMDFLSYHHAKLDCRAKVVEFCIPGEATLKLVIRGRLASSALISGIRARKMLHKGAQGFLAFLINAPGDQVKLEDVPIVRDFPDVFPEELTSLPPEREIEFKIDLVPGIAPISKTPYRMAPAELKELKIQLQDLLERGFIKESDSPWGAPVLFRIFKKYLDQFVVVFIDDILVYSKTREDHAKHLEIVLQVLREHKLYAKFSKCEFWLEEISFLGHRIYKNGIAVDPTKVEAVTLWKQPENPTEVRSFLGLAGYYRRFIKDFSKIAGPMTELTKKNHKFIWSPKCEASFQELKRRLTTAPVLALPEGVEGYVVYSDASKEGLGCVLMQKGKVVAYASRKLKPHEMNYPTHDLELAAVIFALKKWRHYLYGVTFEVFTDHKSLKYLFSQKELNLRQRRWVEFLEDYDCSINYHPGKANVVADELSRRAQVAGLMVREWDMLEEASGWNPRLEKLKILFGNLSLKSPLLQRIKEAQRKDPVVQGYLERVGKGETLDFKLGPEGILRFRDRIVVPSEEGLKREILEESHRSKYTIHPGVNKMYQDVKGLYWWDGLKRDVAKFVQTCLVCQQVKAEHQKPSGLLQPLEIPEWK, from the exons atggagaACCCTAATGGGAACGGACATGCTGCTAATGGTAACGGGCACGTGAATGGTCACGTGCCGCCTCTTAGGCCTATATTTTACCAAGTTCAGGGTGGTGGAGCTCGTGGTCAGTACTCGCCCGACACCAGGGTTCCTAGGTGTGACTGTAGGTTGACCTTTTCTTACCCCAACCGCTTGGTTCTGGCTATAGACGATGAGCGTCGCCAGTTGGTGAATTCCAATCTGGCCCTGATTCAGGACGTGGATGAGTTAGGTGCCATAGTGACTCATCTGCAGAATAGGGCAACAGAGCTGACTGGACGGGTGATAGAGGAGAGAGCTAGGGCTGAGGCAGACCGTGAGGAGCTGCAGAGAGCAAGGGATAGTGTGGCTAGGATGAGAGACATGGTTCGTGAGCGAGCTTTTGGGATACTAGCGGATGCTACCATGCTGGTGGATGAGGTGATGGACGAGGCCTCAGAGGTAGCTCCTAGTGCTGAGGAGGATTcagaggaggacccggaggaaGATCCAGAAGAGGATCCTGATGAGGGGAATCCATCTGATG TGCATCAACAACCTGGTGGGCAGTTAGATACTGAAGATAGGGCCTTGGAGAGGTTCCTAAAGTTTGGGCCGCCTAAGTTTCAAGGTGGGCTAGAGCCTAAAATAGCTGAGGGATGGTGGGAGAGAATATCTGATATTTTTGCCACCTTGGATTACACTGAGACGCGGAAGGTGACTTTTGCGtcatttcaatttgagggagctGCACGGTCTTGGTGGAATCTAATTAAGGATAAGTGGGATAGAGACCGTACCCCTAGTACTTGGGCAAACTTCACCCGTGAGTTTAATGccaaattccttccacctcTAGTCCAAGAGAAAATGGAGGACGACTTTATTAAGTGCAAACAAGGGGCCATGAGTGTAGCAGAGTATGAGACCTACTTCACTAAACTAGCCCGATATGCCCCTGACCTGATAGCCACTGAGCAGAGACGCATTAGGAGatttgtgcaagggctcaatgtggagattcaagaggggCTAGCAACTGCTCAAATTAACACGTATAGTGATGCCGTAGAGAAAGCTCAGAGGTTTGAGACGGCTAGAGCCCAATCTAAGTCATTCTTTGCTAGGAAAAGGAATGCCCCTAGTGGTAGCAGGGACCTAATTTCTACAAGTGCCCCACCGCCTAAGATGGGTAGAGGAACTGGGGTAGTGAATATCCCTCTTGCATCGAGAGGTGCTTTAACAAGGGGTGCAGGAG CCAATCATACCGCAAATGAGTGCTGGAGAAAGGAGGGCAAGTGCCTCAGGTGTGGGAGTGCTGAGCACCAAATTGCTAATTGTCCTAAGATTTCCGAGAATGGGGGAAGCCAAGGAGGTGCCACAAGTTCTAGGCAAACTGCTTCTGGAGGGAGTCGGCCAAAGGTCCCGGCCAGAGTTTATGCCCTAGATAGTCAACCTGTACCTGACCCTTCGGAGGTAGTCGAAGGTACACTTCCAATCTTTCATCGAttagctaaggttttaattgatccaggtgcgactcattcgtttgttaatcCTGCTTTTATGTGTGGAATTAATGTAAAGCTTGTACGATTACCCTATGATTTGGAAGTTATGACTCCTACAGGTAATAAAAGCATACTCACTAGTTTGGTGTATAAGGAGTGTGAATTTTGGGTTGGGGAGCGAAAAATGCTGGTTGACTTGGTGAGTTTGGAccttaaggggtatgatgtgattatAGGAATGGACTTTTTGTCTTACCACCATGCTAAGCTAGATTGTAGAGCTAAAGTGGTGGAATTTTGCATCCCAGGTGAGGCCACTCTCAAGCTAGTTATAAGGGGTAGATTAGCTTCGTCTGCTTTGATTTCAGGGattcgagctaggaaaatgCTTCACAAGGGAGCCCAGGGTTTCTTAGCTTTCTTAATTAACGCCCCTGGTGACCAAGTGAAATTAGAAGATGTACCAATCGTGCGAGATTTTCCCGATGTCTTTCCGGAAGAATTAACATCTTTGCCACCTGAAAGGgagatagagtttaagattgacTTGGTTCCAGGAATAGCCCCAATTTCAAAAACTCCTTATAGAATGGCTCCTGCGGAGTTGAAAGAACTAAAGATCCAGTTGCAGGACCTCCTAGAAAGAGGTTTTATTAAGGAAAGTGACTCaccgtggggagctccagttttgttt AGAATCTTTAAGAAATATctggaccaatttgtggtggtatTCATAGATGATATTCTAGTATATTCTAAGACCCGAGAGGATCACGCCAAGCACTTGGAGATAGTTTTACAAGTGTTGAGGGAACACAAGCTTTACGCTAAgttcagtaagtgtgaattttggctggaagaaatttcttttctggGTCATAGAATTTATAAGAATGGAATTGCAGTGGATCCAACTAAAGTGGAGGCAGTTACTTTGTGGAAACAACCAGAGAATCCAACTGAagttagaagtttcttgggaTTGGCGGGTTATTACCGTCGTTTTATAAAAGATTTCTCAAAAATTGCTGGGCCAATGACGGAGTTAActaagaaaaatcataagttcaTTTGGAGCCCTAAATGTGAAGCGAGCTTTCAAGAATTGAAGAGGCGATTGACTACGGCTCCAGTGTTAGCCCTACCTGAGGGAGTTGAAGGGTATGTAGTATATTCCGATGCTTCTAAAGAAGGGTTAGGCTGTGTTCTAATGCAAAAGGGAAAAGTTGTGGCCTATGCTTCTAGGAAATTAAAACCTCATGAGATGAATTACCCGACCCATGACCTAGAGTTGGCTGCTGTTATTTTTGCTTTGaagaagtggagacattacttgTATGGGGTAACATTTGAGGTATTCACAGAccataagagccttaagtatctgTTTTCACAAAAGGAGTTGAACTTGCGACAGAGGCGTTGGGTAGAATTTCTTGAGGATTATGATTGTTCAATCAATTATCACCCTGGGAAAGCAAATGTGGTTGCAGATGAACTAAGTAGGAGGGCTCAAGTAGCGGGTCTAATGGTGAGAGAATGGGATATGTTAGAAGAAGCGAGTGGTTGGAATCCTCGTTTAGAAAAGTTGAAAATCTTGTTTGGAAATCTATCCTTAAAATCCCCTTTGTTACAAAGAATTAAGGAGGCTCAAAGGAAGGATCCGGTAGTACAAGGTTATTTGGAGAGAGTGGGAAAGGGGGAAACCCTAGATTTTAAACTAGGACCTGAAGGCATTTTGAGATTTAGGGATCGAATAGTAGTACCTAGTGAAGAGGGTTTGAAAAGAGAAATTCTAGAGGAGTcacatcggtccaagtatactaTTCACCCTGGAGTtaacaagatgtatcaggatGTAAAAGGGCTTTATTGGTGGGATGGCTTAAAAAGGGATGTGGCGAAATTTGTACAGACTTGCCTAGTGTGTCAGCAGGTTAAGGCAGAACATCAAAAGCCTTCTGGTTTGTTACAACCTTTAGAAATCCCTGAGTGGAAATAG